AAGGTGCAAAAACTGCACTAATAGCAAAGGCGGCTAATCCAACTGATTGTTTAGCTGGCGGCAAAGTTGTTAGTACTATTGTCATAGCAGCGGGAATTAAAACCCCTCCACTAAAGCCTTGCAAAGCACGAAAAACAATCATAGAATTGAGATTCCATGCCCAGGCACAGCATATAGAAAAGAAAATAAATAATGCTGTGTTAACTAACAGATAAAGTCGTAAAGAAAATACCCGCGATAACCATCCAGTTAAGGGAATGACGACAATTTCCGCCACGAGATAAGCAGTAGAAATCCAAGAACCTTCTTCTAAAGTTGCCCCTAAACTTGCTTGAATATCTTGTAATGAAGAATTGGTTATTTGTATATCTAGTACCGCCATAAATGCGCCAAGCATACTAGCTAATACACCAATCCAAGTTCTGAGGGGTACATGATTTGGTGGTACAGCAGGATTTTTTCCTTGCTGATGAATTGCATCTGTATCAGCCATTATATTACTCCAGCTTCAAGATTATAGTATTTTGGATTTCAGATTTTAGATTTTGGAGCCACTGCCATACACAACTATGGGACTTACGCGCATTGTCATATATTTTTGACAAAAATCGTCCAAAGTCAAGAGTCAAAAGTCCAAAAACCTTGACTTTTTACCCTTGACTATTGACTATTGACTATTGACTGCCATCGCAGAAAATATGTGTGCCAGTTGCGTAAGTCCTGAACTAATACGAGGATTCCTACTTGATAGGAATGTATCATTAAAAGTTGCGATCGCTGAACGACTGATATCATGTCCGCCTGATTACTTCTAAAAACCGAAGAACCCCACGAAAGCTACGCTTTCCCTCCCCTCCCCGTGAACGGGGAGGGGTTAGGGGTGGGGTGCAATGACTGTGGGAATCATAACTAATTAACCGGACTTGATATGATAGGATGAATTAAGCATTGCCAACAATTGTCAATATTTGTAAATTTTCTTGTAGGGGCGTACAGCTGTAAACCCCTACTAAATTGATATAATTTATTCTCAATGTTTCAATATTCCCTTTTGTTCATAAATAGGAATAACCATTTTTCTTAAAGCAGGTAACTGCTGGGAAAAAATGATAGAACCAATAATACAAACTATACCATCAATAATTAATGTATTGGCAGCACCAATATGGGTTGCTAATGCACCACCCAATAAATTACCTAACGGTATCATCCCCAAAAAGGACATTGTGTATAAACTCATCAATCGTCCTCGTTTATCTTCTTCAACAATTGTTTGTAAAAAGGTGTTGCTAGAAGCAATTTGTAGAATTGTTCCTAAACCTACAAATAACATTGTGAATAAAGAAAGTGGTAAAAACCGGGATAAAGAAAAGCCAATTAGACCAATTCCTAATATTGCTGGTGCTAAGGCAATCAATTTACCAATTCCTAATATTGTTTGCCGCGTCGCTAAATAAATTCCACCTGATAAAGCTCCTACTCCCGATGCTGCCATTAAAAACCCTAAAGTTTCTGCACCACCCTTGAGAATATCTTCTGCAAATATTGGTACAAGAATAGTATTTTGCAACCCCATTAAACTAACTAAAGCTGATAGAATTAAAAGGGATCGAATTGGTGGAAAGCTAAAAGCATAGACAAATCCCTCTCGAACTTGTTGTAGAGGATTTCCTGGAATTACTGGAGTTTGCCAAGGTTTAATTTTCATCGCTAATAAACCAGCAATCACAGCAATGTAGCTTAAACCATCTATTAGAAAACAGTAAGCAACTCCCACTCTGGCAATTAGTAAACCTCCAATTGCTGGGCCTATTAATCGCGCACCGTTAATCATCGTTGAATTAATAGCGATCGCATTGGCTAAATCTTCTCTGCGTTCAACTAATTCTGGCACAAATGCTTGCCGTGCTGGTGCATCTAAAGCGTTAATAAATCCTTGCAATAAACTTAAAACTATAATGTGCCATACTTGAATCACACCAGTCAGCGCCAGTACCGCCAATGCTAACGACTGAATCATCGCCATAATTTGTGTAGCGATTAAGGTATGATAGCGAGAAAAGCGATCCACAAACACTCCACCAAAAGGAGCTAAAAAGAAGCTAGGAATTTGACTAGTAAATCCCACAACTCCAAGCATTAATGGCGAATTTGTTAAGCTATAAACTAGCCAAATTGTTGCTAGTTGTGTCATCCATGTCCCAATTAAGGAAACACCTTGTCCAGCAAAAAACAGGCGGTAGTTTTTTGATTTTAATGCGGGTAGTGCTGGTATTTTCATGTAAGGTTTAGTTTATACCAATATTCTTTCATAAATACCATGTGACCTCGCCACCAACCCCTCTCCGCAGGTGGAGAAAGATATCACAAGCCAGACAGAGATTTTTGATGGTTGTAAAGTTAATTTTCTCAGCTAACTAATAAAAAACTTATTCTCTTTGTGTCTTTGTGATTTAAGATTTTTACCACTAAGACACCAAGACACAAAGTACTTTCAAGTTAGGGCTTATTACTTAACTTCTACCGCAACTTCCGCAGACATCCCAGGATTAATCCGTGATTCATATCCTTGAATACTGTTTTGGTCAAAAACTATTTTCACAGGAATACGCTGTACAATTTTGGTAAAGTTACCTGTAGCATTATCTGGTGGCAATAGTGCAAACTCAGCACCGGAAGCTGGCGAAATACTGTCAACACGTCCGCTAAAGGTGTGATGGGGAAACGCATCCAACTTGATTTCTACTGGTTCGCCTGGTTTCATGTTTTCTAACTGGGTTTCTTTGAAGTTGGCAACTATCCATTTTTGGTCATTGACAATTGCCATCAATGGTGTTCCTGCTTGTACGCGGTTGCCAACTTCCACATTTTTATTACCCACCCGTCCGGCACTGGGGGCGGTGATCTGAGTGTAGGATAGTTGCAATTGTGCATCTTTGAGTGATGCTTCTGCTTGAGCGATCGCAGCTTTTGCCGCTTCGTACTGGCTGCGTTTAACTGTGGTATCCTGTCCACCAGCGGTAGCTTGTTGCAATCCTCCCCTAGATGCTGCTAATTTAGCTTGGGCGCTGACTACTCCTTCTTGGGCTTGTGCTAATACAGACTGCGCTTTGGCTACGCCAACGTTAGCGGAGGCTAACTTAGCTTGTGCTTGTTCGACTCCTTGAGTAGCAGCATTCTTTTGTGCTACAGCCACATCATAAGCTGCCTTGGCTGTGTCTAGCTGCTGACGAGCAATTGCACCTTGTTGATAAAGCTGGGTGTAACGATTATAATCTGCTTGTGCCTTCTCTAAATTAGCGTTTGTTTGGGCTACCTGCGCTTGGGCTGCGGGAATACCAGCTTGGGCTAACTTGACTTCAGCTTGTGCCGCTGGAATACCTGCTTGGGCTTCTTTGACTGCTGCTTGGGCTGTGGAAATGGCGGCTACGGCACCGCTAACATCTCCTTGGGCCTGATTTGTTTTGCCACTGGTAGTTTCCGAAGTTAAGGCAATATTTGCTTGTGCTGCTTGCGCTTGACCACGAGCATTTTCTAGGGCAGCAGTTGCCTGTTGTACCTTACTTTGATAGTCCCGTGGATCTAATTCTACTAAAACCTGTCCTGGTTGCACTAGTTGGTTATCATTGACTAGCACCTGGGCGATAGTTCCCGGAATGCGGCTACTAACTTGGTGAATGTTTCCTGTAACTGTGGCGTTGTCTGTTTCCTGATGAGTAGAAGCATATTGCCAGTAGTGATAACCAAAGCCACCAGCTGCGATCGCACCCACTCCCAATGCTGCCATAATCAAAGCAATGGGTTTTTTCTTCTTCGGTGCAATCTCTTTGTCTTTTTCTTGCTGGGGAACTACATCAGCTAATGGTGCTTCTATCTTTGCAGATGTCTCTGTGGTTACAGCTTCTAAAGTCTCTGCATCTGTAATCAGTTCTTTTTCTAAAATTGCAGTTTGATGTTTGCGTCCGTTATTATAGCTCATACTTGTTAACTCCCTCGCCCCATGAATTAATTACTAGTTTTTTATTTAGAGTACGTAATATTTGAATACTTCTATTTATTCAGTTTATATTTCGTATGCGTATTATCTTCGCAAAAAATACTTAATAACACTTCACCCAGTCGGGTGATTCTTAAGACTGCCTACAGAAAGACACTAAAGCACTAAAGCACAAAAACCTCTTCCCAATCCCCAGTACCCAGTACCCAGTACCCAGTCCCTTTTACGACAAATTAGCGATCGCCCGATTTAAAATTTGGGAAAAGAGTTCACGGTCGGCAAAAGGAATACCATGCATTGCTTCATCACGCATTTGGGCGGCGATGGGGGGTAATACTGATTGTAATTCCTTGCCTGCATCCGTTAGCCATATCCGCCAGATACGGCGATCGTGTACGTCGCGTTCTCGACGCACCAAGCCGCGTTCTTCCATCCGGTCTAATACCCCTGTTAAAGTTCCCCCCACTTGCTGGAGTTTTTCGCCAATACTGGAAGTAGGTAAACCATCTTCTTGCCACAGACAGCATAACACTAACCAGTGAAATGGCGTCAAGCCAAACGGTTCTAGTTTTTCAGTAAACTTGCGACTAAGCAGTTGTGATAGCAATTTAATTCGGTAGCCCAAATTGTGTGGTGCTAAATTTTGCTGCCACGTATCTAAAGTTGGGGAATAATCGGATTTCACAACCATTTGTTTAATTGCTTAGCGTGCGTAATATTTATTATATGCTAAATGTAGCTATCTGGCAATAGCTTTTGTCTATCTATCTTTGGGAATAACTTGAATCAATTGGTAGTTTTGCACAGCACCAACAATGCGATGAGGTGTAGATACTTGAGGGGTCTGATTTGTATTGATCCAAGCATAGCTAAAAGCTGGCAGTTGGGAAACCGTATCAACTTGTTTACCGTGAATAGGAGTGTAGAAATTGAGCAGTACAGAGTTTTTGCCTCCAACTTGCACAAAGTAGATAGGATGAGTTTGGAGAATAGAGGCGATCGCGCTTTGTTGAAAAAAAGCTCTATATCGAGGATTATAATCGCTTAACAAACCCAAGCTTCCAGCCACAGCCAAAGCCAACCAACAGGGAATTAACCAGCCAGCCATCCAGTAACGCGCTGTGAGAAACTTTTGATTAAAGCGGTAACGAGCAATCCATATCAAAGGTAAAATTAACCAACCCAACCCGACAATCCAACCAAAGATTGCATACTTGCGGATGTCTGCATTATCCCAAGCAAAAACCACTATACCCGCTAGCAGAAATAAAATACCTAATACACCAGAAGCATAACTGAGATTACGGGGAATATTTTTCTTTGTTAATCCTATCTGATAAATTCTCCCTAGCCAGTCTAAACCGATTGCAGCAAGCATTGCAATAAAGGGAAACAAACAAAGACTGTAGTGAGACAGACGAGTAGAGAAAATACTCAGTTCAACAAATAATACAACTGGAAAACCCACTAATAACAAATGATAGCGAGGAATAGGGCGACGCAATACTAAAAATAAACCGAATAAACTGAAAAATCCCCAAGGAAACGATTTCAAAGGAACATTCCAGACATAGAAAAATATACTACTTGGATAACGAGGCTGGGAATTTTGCTGTACAACAAACTTAAATAATTCCTCAAAACTACCGTTTCCGTAACGCAGCCAATTGAACCACAGCCAACTCAAGGTAGGAATTAAGCCGACTACAAACCCTAAATATAAAATTGGGTTAGCAAGATGACGATGACGGCGATGTTCACCAATTAAATAAGGTAGTAAAGCAATGATTGGTACAAAAATCATAAAGCTTCTGAGTAGGAAGCCCAAACCCAGACTTACACCAGCAATCAAACTCCACAAATAGCGATATTGAGGATGTAATTCAGCTTTTAGTAAAGACCAAATAGCTAAAAGTACCAAGCAAATCATTGGTACATCAGGTGTGCCTAAGCGACAATATTGCAGCCAGAGAAATTCAACACTTAAAATGGCAGCCGCTAGCCAAGCTAATTTTTTATCTAAGATGATTTTGCCGATTTCATATATTAGTAATATAGCCAAAATTCCCGCAATCATGCTAGGAATTCGTACACTCAATTCACTAACACCAAATAGCTGATAGGCAACAGCAATTAACCAATAAGGCCCAGGCGTTTTATGATGGACATTTCCCCAAGGTGCGATCCAGTCGCCAGAGTCAAACATCCGACGCGATCGCCAAGCATAAAGCCCTTCATCATGTGCCATCAAGCTATTCTGCCCAGAACTGAATAGCAATAATGGGAGTATCAAAACTAACAAACTAATATAAGGAAACACTGCCATTTGGCAGATTCGCCGCCACATAGGCTGTAATAAATGTATTTTATACAACATTGAATTGATAGTAATTGAATACTGCTATGTCAGATGGTTTATTGCATTTCTCAATGTAGTGAAGTACATCTTTTAACCTCACCCCCAACCCCTCTCCTTACTAAGGAGAGGGGAGATAAAGCACAGCTTTATCGGGGTGAGGTAATCGGGGTACCTCAGTTGAAGTGGAAACAACATATATATTTTTTTATTAAAATATATTACAAAGTAATTGTGCAAAATAATACCTGAAATTACCTCACCTTTGCGAAAAAGTTCACCAAAATAGAAATTTATGCTGCTCAGACCGAATCAACGTCAAAAATTAGATGATACAGACGACAAGCTATTTTATGCCTATCCTCGTTTCGTCACCCATGTCGATGAAGGATTTATTCAACAGCTAACGGATTTATATAGAGAGCGACTTCAGCCCAACACCCGTATATTAGATATGATGAGCAGTTGGGTTTCCCATTTGCCAGAAGAGATACAGTTTGCCCATGTTGAGGGACATGGACTGAATGCAGAAGAACTAGCACGCAATCCCCAGTTAAATCATTACGTGGTGCAAAATCTCAATGAAAATCCGCAGCTACCATTTCCCGATGAAGATTTCGATGCCGTTCTCAATTGCGTTTCAGTGCAATACATGCAATATCCAGAGGCAGTTTTTTCCGAAATTCACCGCATCCTTAAACCTGGTGGTGTCGCCATTATCAGCTTTTCTAACCGCATGTTTTTTCAAAAAGCGATTCAAGCTTGGCGGGATGCTTCAGAACCAACAAGAGTCGAATTAGTGAAAAACTACTTCGCCTCAGTACCAGGATTCACCACCCCAGAAGTTATAGCCCACAAGTCCACAGTACCGAATTTCTTACAATGGTTGGGTGCGCCTGGGGGAGATCCATTCTATGCTGCGATCGCTTACAAAAAAGCTGAAGGTAAAAGTTAAGAGTTAGGAGTTAGGAGTTAGGAGTTAGAAGTTAGTGGTAATTCTCCCCATCCCCCCATCTCCCCCGCTCCCCTGCTCCCCATCTCCCCCGCTCCCCTGCTCCCCATCCCCCCATCCCCTGCTCTCACGACATCCCACAATAATGATCAAATAGTAAATTTTATTGGTTAAATCACAAACAAGCGCCGATAATTGCCTCAAAGCTCAAGCTTATGGAGAAACTAAACATGATGTTCTACCGTGGACGTAGAATTTTAGCTGGTTTATTGCTGTCAGTATTACTACTGACCACAGCTTGTACTCCAAAAGAACCGGGACGTTTTGACCAGGTACAAAAGGAAAGTACCCAACAAAAAAGCGGTCAAGCGGTTGCCAAAAATGCTACCCAAGGTGGCGAATTTAATAAATTCTTCCCATCTGCTGATGGTGGTTTTCAGCGCGTCTATACCCAAGAGAAAAAAGGTTTTGCAGAAGCAAAGTTGAAAAAAGCCGGCAAAGATGTAGCTTTACTGTCTATTTCTGACACCACCAGCACACCGACAGCAGCAGCAAAGTTCTCGAACAGCACTAAAAAAATTGGTGGTTATCCAGCAGTGGAAGTAGGTAATACCCAAACAGCGATTTTAGTGGGTAAATACCAAGTAAAAGCGCTTTCCCGCGATCCGTCATTTACCGCAAGCGATCGCGCAGCTTGGATAGAAAAATTTAATCTTGCTGATCTGGCTAAACTCAAATAAGCCGCACTGCTGAAATTTACATAACAAAACTTAGAATCAGGAGATTTTTGTGAGTAAACCGATTTTTGAGTTGGTTGATCAACTCCCCACCGGCGGCTTGACAATTTCTGTGTTAAATGCACTCGATTTTGTTGCTCCTGGTCAGTGGCAAAATACTGTTGGCTTTGTCAACACGATTAAAACTGTTACTGGCGAAACTGACGAAGCTTTAATTCAGCAAATTGGCGAACGAGCGATTTATCTTTACAACGATCGCTCCCAAGGCTACCAAACAGCTTTGTGGCTCTATCAAACCGTTGATGGTACAGATAAAGTCCTTGGTGCAGCAGCTTTGGCTAACAAAGTTGGTGAAAAAATACCTTTGTTGGGTTTTCTAAATAAAGTCACTCCCAAACCTGACAAAGCCCAAACCATTGATTTGACATTGAAATTAGTCGCTGAATTAGTAGCTTTCTGCCAAATTAATGGTATTCCTGGAGATAGCATCGGAGATTTTGTTGCATCTTTGGGTGAGTATAGTGGCGAATCACTCATTCGCATGGTGGCATTAATTTGTGTTGATGGTTTGATACCCCTAGGCCCTGATTTCATTGGCAAAGCCATATCTGGCTTGAACCAAACAAGCCCACAGGAGTTAGAACAAAACTCAACTTTTCAAGGCATCAAAGATGTGATTCCTGGCAGTAATGCAGGTAGTAAACTCAACTTCATCGGTGAAAGCTTTGACTCAGTTAAAGGTTGGATGAGTGGAATAGTCGCCTCCAACAATTTAACGCCACAAAAAGTTGTGAACAACTTGCAAAATTTTGTGGAAATTGCAGATGACAAATTAGACTATTTGGCGGCGTTCTTAGATGTGTCCACAAATTACTACGAACACACAGGTACACAAACTTTGGCACGTCGCTTGATTGAACGAGCAGTAGCTGAGATTTAGAGGATTGGGGCATTGGGGCATGGGGCATGACGTATGTCTTCCTTGTCCCCCAATCCCTAGTCGCGCTAGCACCTTTTCATTCGTTAATGCCCTACGTAGTTGATCATAGCTAGCTTGCAAATACTACTTCAACAAATACCGATGTAGATTTACAATGCCTTATTCCCCATTTTCTATTTTTTAAGACGAAATTTTAGCCAAAAAACTTTAAGTCTTTAGTATCTTTTTGCTCAAAAACTTAATTTTATGTAACATCATTTGCTACTTAAAACACGTATTAGGGAATACTAAGTCAGAAGAACAATTAGTGTGAGTTCCTTGGTATGTTAGTATCATCTGATACATTATTTGCCATCCCCGGATATAGCATTACCGAGCAAATCTACTCGGGCAGCAAAACCCTAGTTTATCGAGGGACGAGAAAACAAGACCAAAAAAGTGTAATAGTAAAACTGTTAAGGAATGAATATCCCACATTCAATGAAATTGCCCAGTTCCGCAATCAGTACACGATAACCAAAAATCTAGACCATCCGGGGATAGTCAAACCCTTGAGTTTAGAAAACTACCGTAATGGTTACGCTTTAGTGATGGAGGACTTTGGCGGCATCTCACTCAAAGATTGGGGAATTGAGAACAGAGGCAAACAAGGCAATGGTATAGCCCTGAAAGATTTTTTCCACATAGCCATCAAAATCGCATCCAGCCTAGAGAGATTGCATCGCGATCGCATCATCCACAAAGATATCAAACCCGCCAATATATTAATTAACCCCAGCACGCTAGAAGTCAGACTCATCGACTTCAGCATTGCCACACTATTGCCCAGAGAAATTCAATTTCTGACCAATCCCAACGTCTTAGAAGGGACACTAGCTTATATTTCCCCGGAACAAACCGGACGGATGAATCGAGGAATCGACTACCGCAGCGACTTTTATTCATTGGGTGTCACCTTTTTTGAACTCCTGACCTGGCAGTTACCCTTCAGCACCACAGACCCGATGGAGTTAGTATACTGTCACATTGCCAAACAACCACCAACAGTCAGCCAGATTAACGCCAGCATACCGCCAATGCTGTCTTTAATCATCCACAAGTTGATGGCAAAAAATGCCGAAGACCGGTATCAGAGTGCCCACGGACTCAGACATGACCTAGAAGAATGTCGCAAACAGTGGCAACAGACAGCAAACATTGTACCCTTCGAGTTGGGAGTACGGGACATCTCAGACCGTTTCCTCATACCCGAAAAACTCTATGGTCGCCAAGCAGAAGTCGAAAAGTTGCTTGCAGCTTTTGAGCGAGTTAGTTCAGAACAAGTAGCGAAAGATTCTTCACCCCTTGGGGGTTCGCCAGTCGCTCATGGGGAGCCACTGCGTTGCGGGGGTTCCCCCCGTTGTAGCAAGTGGCGTGGAGACCCCCAAGACCCCGCTGGCTCACTATTCACCACTACCCACTCCCTACACCCCTCACGTAGTGAACTGATCCTAGTGGCAGGTTTTTCCGGCATTGGTAAAACAGCAGTAGTCAACGAAGTCCACAAACCTATC
Above is a window of Nostoc sp. UHCC 0702 DNA encoding:
- a CDS encoding class I SAM-dependent methyltransferase; protein product: MLLRPNQRQKLDDTDDKLFYAYPRFVTHVDEGFIQQLTDLYRERLQPNTRILDMMSSWVSHLPEEIQFAHVEGHGLNAEELARNPQLNHYVVQNLNENPQLPFPDEDFDAVLNCVSVQYMQYPEAVFSEIHRILKPGGVAIISFSNRMFFQKAIQAWRDASEPTRVELVKNYFASVPGFTTPEVIAHKSTVPNFLQWLGAPGGDPFYAAIAYKKAEGKS
- a CDS encoding HlyD family secretion protein, giving the protein MSYNNGRKHQTAILEKELITDAETLEAVTTETSAKIEAPLADVVPQQEKDKEIAPKKKKPIALIMAALGVGAIAAGGFGYHYWQYASTHQETDNATVTGNIHQVSSRIPGTIAQVLVNDNQLVQPGQVLVELDPRDYQSKVQQATAALENARGQAQAAQANIALTSETTSGKTNQAQGDVSGAVAAISTAQAAVKEAQAGIPAAQAEVKLAQAGIPAAQAQVAQTNANLEKAQADYNRYTQLYQQGAIARQQLDTAKAAYDVAVAQKNAATQGVEQAQAKLASANVGVAKAQSVLAQAQEGVVSAQAKLAASRGGLQQATAGGQDTTVKRSQYEAAKAAIAQAEASLKDAQLQLSYTQITAPSAGRVGNKNVEVGNRVQAGTPLMAIVNDQKWIVANFKETQLENMKPGEPVEIKLDAFPHHTFSGRVDSISPASGAEFALLPPDNATGNFTKIVQRIPVKIVFDQNSIQGYESRINPGMSAEVAVEVK
- a CDS encoding MFS transporter, with amino-acid sequence MKIPALPALKSKNYRLFFAGQGVSLIGTWMTQLATIWLVYSLTNSPLMLGVVGFTSQIPSFFLAPFGGVFVDRFSRYHTLIATQIMAMIQSLALAVLALTGVIQVWHIIVLSLLQGFINALDAPARQAFVPELVERREDLANAIAINSTMINGARLIGPAIGGLLIARVGVAYCFLIDGLSYIAVIAGLLAMKIKPWQTPVIPGNPLQQVREGFVYAFSFPPIRSLLILSALVSLMGLQNTILVPIFAEDILKGGAETLGFLMAASGVGALSGGIYLATRQTILGIGKLIALAPAILGIGLIGFSLSRFLPLSLFTMLFVGLGTILQIASSNTFLQTIVEEDKRGRLMSLYTMSFLGMIPLGNLLGGALATHIGAANTLIIDGIVCIIGSIIFSQQLPALRKMVIPIYEQKGILKH
- a CDS encoding glycosyltransferase family 39 protein, encoding MLYKIHLLQPMWRRICQMAVFPYISLLVLILPLLLFSSGQNSLMAHDEGLYAWRSRRMFDSGDWIAPWGNVHHKTPGPYWLIAVAYQLFGVSELSVRIPSMIAGILAILLIYEIGKIILDKKLAWLAAAILSVEFLWLQYCRLGTPDVPMICLVLLAIWSLLKAELHPQYRYLWSLIAGVSLGLGFLLRSFMIFVPIIALLPYLIGEHRRHRHLANPILYLGFVVGLIPTLSWLWFNWLRYGNGSFEELFKFVVQQNSQPRYPSSIFFYVWNVPLKSFPWGFFSLFGLFLVLRRPIPRYHLLLVGFPVVLFVELSIFSTRLSHYSLCLFPFIAMLAAIGLDWLGRIYQIGLTKKNIPRNLSYASGVLGILFLLAGIVVFAWDNADIRKYAIFGWIVGLGWLILPLIWIARYRFNQKFLTARYWMAGWLIPCWLALAVAGSLGLLSDYNPRYRAFFQQSAIASILQTHPIYFVQVGGKNSVLLNFYTPIHGKQVDTVSQLPAFSYAWINTNQTPQVSTPHRIVGAVQNYQLIQVIPKDR
- a CDS encoding MarR family transcriptional regulator, with amino-acid sequence MVVKSDYSPTLDTWQQNLAPHNLGYRIKLLSQLLSRKFTEKLEPFGLTPFHWLVLCCLWQEDGLPTSSIGEKLQQVGGTLTGVLDRMEERGLVRRERDVHDRRIWRIWLTDAGKELQSVLPPIAAQMRDEAMHGIPFADRELFSQILNRAIANLS